From the genome of Methanobacterium formicicum, one region includes:
- a CDS encoding 2-oxoacid:acceptor oxidoreductase family protein, with protein MNADKKLVQEEVTEMEEKILKKPESMLDEFPRKGGSAPTATHYCPGCGHGILHKLIGEALDELGIQDRAVMTSPVGCAVFAYYYFDCGHVQVAHGRAPAVGTGLSRVEENAVVMLYQGDGDLASIGLNETIQAANRGEKMAVFFVNNTVYGMTGGQMAPTTLVGEVTVTCPTGRDPRYMGYPMHMAELLDNLDAPVFIERVSVSDPRNIRRAKRAVKKALEVQRDGKGYAFVEVLSPCPTNLRMDAQATENFINDEMAKEFPLKNFRDRRNEVEPLCRAQSDFSQGALEEIFEVQKDTSWEARNDPSFPRKVVRIAGFGGQGVLSMGLTLAQAACNDQRHVSWYPSYGPEQRGGTSDCTVIVSGEPIGSPVMQTSDGLVALNQPSLEKFASKVREGGLIIYESSIGEFESPEGLRTLAIPARKIAKDHGVKRAANTAMLGVIMELGLTGLPPHVFTEAVEHTFRRKPQLIPANLEILEAGAQWARDNLKK; from the coding sequence ATGAACGCTGATAAGAAACTGGTTCAAGAGGAGGTTACAGAGATGGAGGAAAAGATCCTCAAAAAACCAGAATCCATGCTGGATGAATTCCCTCGTAAAGGAGGAAGCGCACCTACTGCCACCCACTACTGTCCGGGCTGTGGTCATGGAATACTGCACAAACTCATAGGAGAAGCCCTGGACGAACTGGGCATACAGGACAGGGCAGTAATGACCAGTCCAGTGGGATGTGCAGTTTTCGCCTACTACTACTTTGACTGCGGACATGTACAGGTAGCCCACGGCCGAGCACCAGCAGTGGGAACTGGACTATCCCGGGTGGAAGAGAATGCCGTGGTAATGCTCTACCAGGGAGATGGAGACCTGGCCTCCATAGGATTAAACGAAACCATCCAGGCTGCCAATCGTGGGGAAAAAATGGCGGTTTTCTTTGTAAACAACACGGTCTACGGAATGACCGGTGGACAGATGGCCCCCACCACCCTGGTGGGAGAAGTCACCGTAACTTGTCCCACAGGACGTGACCCCCGTTACATGGGTTATCCCATGCACATGGCGGAATTACTGGACAACCTAGATGCTCCAGTGTTCATTGAACGTGTTTCAGTTTCCGACCCTCGAAACATACGCCGAGCCAAAAGAGCGGTGAAAAAAGCTCTGGAAGTCCAGAGAGATGGTAAAGGATACGCCTTTGTGGAGGTGCTCTCCCCCTGCCCCACCAATCTCCGGATGGATGCCCAGGCCACTGAAAATTTCATCAATGATGAAATGGCCAAAGAATTCCCCCTTAAAAATTTCCGAGACCGAAGAAACGAAGTAGAACCCCTGTGCCGGGCCCAGAGTGACTTTTCACAAGGTGCACTGGAAGAAATATTCGAAGTTCAAAAGGATACTTCCTGGGAAGCTCGCAACGATCCATCTTTCCCCCGAAAGGTGGTTCGAATAGCCGGATTCGGAGGTCAGGGCGTTTTAAGCATGGGACTAACTCTGGCCCAGGCAGCCTGTAATGACCAGAGACACGTCTCCTGGTACCCTTCCTACGGACCAGAACAGAGGGGTGGAACCTCGGACTGCACGGTGATCGTATCTGGAGAACCAATTGGTTCCCCGGTGATGCAAACTTCCGATGGTCTGGTGGCCCTTAACCAGCCTTCACTGGAAAAATTTGCATCCAAAGTAAGGGAAGGTGGACTCATCATCTACGAAAGCAGTATCGGTGAATTCGAATCTCCTGAAGGACTCCGAACCCTGGCCATACCCGCCCGGAAAATAGCCAAGGACCACGGTGTTAAAAGAGCGGCTAACACTGCCATGCTGGGAGTTATAATGGAACTGGGATTAACCGGACTTCCCCCACATGTTTTCACCGAAGCAGTGGAGCACACTTTCCGCCGGAAACCCCAACTGATACCCGCCAACCTGGAAATACTGGAAGCCGGTGCCCAATGGGCACGGGATAACCTTAAAAAATAA
- a CDS encoding 4Fe-4S dicluster domain-containing protein, with amino-acid sequence MKSHKKEPYPVFNELECKACERCILACRAGVLKMSEDINERGYHYAEYTGKGCTGCGDCYYTCPEPLAVEVHIPRRKRIKKQIKGDEEE; translated from the coding sequence ATGAAGAGCCATAAAAAAGAACCATATCCAGTATTCAATGAACTGGAATGTAAAGCATGTGAACGTTGCATCCTCGCCTGCCGCGCCGGTGTCCTCAAGATGAGTGAAGACATTAACGAGCGTGGTTACCATTATGCCGAGTACACTGGAAAGGGATGCACTGGCTGTGGGGACTGTTATTACACCTGTCCTGAACCACTGGCCGTGGAAGTTCACATACCTCGGAGAAAGAGAATCAAAAAACAGATCAAAGGGGATGAGGAGGAATAG
- a CDS encoding 3-methyl-2-oxobutanoate dehydrogenase subunit VorB gives MTIQLIKGNTAVIIGAMYAGCDGFFGYPITPASEILHEASLYFPKVGRKFVQAESEEASINMVYGAAAAGHRVITASSGPGISLMQEGMSFLAGAELPCVIVDIMRAGPGLGNIGPEQGDYNQIVKGGGHGNYHNIVLAPNSVQEMCDFTIKAFELAEKYRNPVVVLADGVLGQMVERLQFPEEAIEPTYDESWAVRGNQETMGNLVTSIFLDFNQLEDFNYRIQEKYQTIRENEVDYEEYLLDDAQIILVAYGISSRVARSAVDMVRAEGIKAGLFRLKTLFPFPEKPLRELSTSKDCQFLAVEMSNGQMKEDINLAIGCQRPVELVNRMGGNIIDQKSIVDKIHEMAGDKL, from the coding sequence ATGACCATTCAGCTAATCAAAGGCAACACAGCTGTTATTATCGGGGCCATGTACGCTGGTTGTGATGGTTTCTTTGGATACCCCATCACTCCTGCCTCGGAAATATTGCACGAAGCCTCCCTGTATTTCCCTAAAGTGGGACGGAAATTCGTCCAGGCAGAATCAGAAGAAGCTTCCATAAACATGGTTTATGGGGCAGCCGCAGCGGGCCACCGAGTTATAACTGCCTCTTCAGGGCCAGGAATCAGCCTCATGCAGGAAGGAATGTCTTTCCTGGCAGGAGCAGAACTCCCTTGTGTCATAGTGGACATCATGCGTGCCGGACCTGGCCTGGGAAACATCGGACCGGAACAGGGTGACTACAACCAGATAGTTAAGGGCGGAGGCCATGGTAACTACCATAACATTGTCCTGGCTCCCAATTCAGTTCAGGAAATGTGCGATTTCACCATCAAGGCCTTTGAACTGGCAGAAAAGTACCGAAACCCCGTGGTGGTGCTGGCCGACGGAGTACTGGGACAGATGGTGGAACGACTCCAGTTCCCGGAGGAAGCCATCGAACCAACCTATGATGAGTCCTGGGCTGTCCGTGGAAACCAGGAAACAATGGGAAACCTGGTAACCAGTATATTCCTGGATTTTAACCAGCTGGAAGACTTCAACTACCGTATACAGGAAAAGTACCAGACCATCCGTGAAAACGAGGTGGACTACGAGGAGTACCTGTTGGATGATGCTCAGATAATCCTGGTGGCCTACGGAATAAGCAGCCGTGTGGCTCGTTCAGCAGTGGACATGGTCCGGGCCGAAGGCATAAAAGCCGGATTATTCCGCCTAAAAACATTGTTCCCCTTCCCAGAAAAACCATTAAGAGAACTATCCACCAGTAAGGATTGCCAGTTCTTAGCAGTGGAGATGAGTAACGGACAGATGAAGGAAGACATCAACCTGGCCATTGGCTGCCAGCGTCCAGTGGAACTGGTCAACCGTATGGGTGGGAACATCATCGATCAAAAGAGCATAGTAGACAAGATCCATGAAATGGCAGGTGATAAGCTATGA